A stretch of Halomonas elongata DSM 2581 DNA encodes these proteins:
- a CDS encoding AAA family ATPase has product MRDVSDAVTHDEQDRLALFGHFSLTLGDDVLTQFSYDKVKALLVYLLLHDQPVNRATLAELLWPDQGLSSGRTNLRHALHCLRQSLGEDAERVLIVSRQTIAFRLPESWCFDLHELQALLDGPASIETLEEALSYYQGDLVEELQLAACSEFQRWLVQVRNEWRQRVIRFAEAVLEQHDPLPDEVLQSLVSRFSGYGPFHERLVRQLAEHGQLAAAHEQYNAYLQLLALTGQQPDPGFLQLARYWSDGTPDPNSGPSGAFSRTLSADSMPLREDEIEQRQLSVMAIRLRLDADLSSRAEACACLGLQIELMRWLEQQCHHLGGFWLPGATGGLGLACFGTHGPAHQLAELVALYEHCRRVLPEECRRHWSGEGEPPRFEFAAGLNSGRVVYLPERHLVDPLGQVTQDSLALMNAAEGSELVISQEASQHMPPALDLQPRLSSRLVASDGRVRLRALVLGTNEGGREALPPSLVGREAALRTLRDALARAGIGLRQSVLVRGPSGLGKSALLVGFRQLEQSREAAICWQPTTRLSVQEPYGVARQLLRWHLDGDIDEEAFDGRLGGLMAEELNDDQRLLLKEALGVCEPRELAALAQSGEAVELVVTLLHRLIGELTASRTLVLMIDDLQWLDEPSFKVLAALQARLPINCPFLLVASHHGREALPARLDWDQQITLGRLDARQSSRLLSQLARRYRLHLSPRLRGQIIERCDGVPLYLQELCRRVDMDRREGRSIQLDELPRGLLGLLASRIDQLDADREVAHVAAVLGRRFRLDFLAECSGWEMPRLMSALEQMNRLEIIEPVEDETEGREYQFTHQLLQEAAYLSCPRDIRVDLHRQVVSLIEEHFPIWISRHPGDFATHLRRSGQYARGARYFELAAREALKVSANRTALKMADFGLASLRHVEGQVEREISLHTVRGQAAFALEGQGSPTAHDSFVRARELLSSAEHPPEDSEDLEQAFLVKWGLWVGCSQRNAHADAFMLASRLADLAGQLEDPRYRRLADFARACCEYWAGRIEQAYEHLEEIDPLNSPMMIEWLPFSDHPQVAAACFQGWALCLRGDYQRAERQVESAIRLAEQFNHPGSLAMALMYAAALYRQVGHVHLAASRAERAYEITGSPDLHLWQVAARSVLGWQRALAGDREGLTILEGTLEELAEITGRDPYQRPALWFVDACMSMNELAQAEDYLDQSLLIARERTTLFVPELAIQLARVRQRLGHPAEEVRSLAEQALTQAREDGNLHQELCALELWLTLVDPEDANAREDFRRLLGEVSHSDAPVLVRWRTLLDRRLAHTVDA; this is encoded by the coding sequence ATGCGGGATGTTTCCGACGCCGTGACTCATGACGAGCAGGATCGCCTGGCCCTTTTCGGTCACTTCTCGCTGACCCTGGGCGATGATGTCTTGACCCAGTTCAGCTATGACAAGGTCAAGGCGCTGCTGGTCTATCTGTTGCTGCATGACCAGCCGGTCAACAGGGCGACCCTGGCCGAGTTGCTCTGGCCCGATCAGGGGCTGTCGTCGGGTCGCACCAACCTGCGTCACGCCTTGCACTGCCTGCGTCAGTCGCTAGGCGAGGATGCCGAGCGCGTCCTGATCGTCTCGCGCCAGACCATCGCCTTTCGCCTGCCGGAAAGCTGGTGTTTCGACCTTCACGAGCTGCAGGCCCTGCTCGATGGGCCGGCCAGTATCGAGACCCTGGAAGAGGCGCTGTCGTACTATCAGGGCGATCTGGTCGAGGAGCTGCAACTGGCCGCCTGCTCCGAGTTCCAGCGTTGGCTGGTGCAGGTGCGCAACGAATGGCGCCAGCGGGTGATCCGTTTTGCCGAGGCCGTGCTGGAACAGCACGACCCCTTGCCGGACGAGGTGCTGCAGTCCCTGGTCAGTCGCTTCTCCGGCTATGGTCCCTTCCACGAGCGGCTGGTTCGCCAGTTGGCCGAGCACGGCCAGTTGGCCGCCGCCCACGAGCAATACAATGCCTATCTGCAACTGCTGGCCCTGACCGGTCAGCAGCCCGACCCCGGCTTCCTGCAGTTGGCCCGCTACTGGTCCGATGGGACACCGGATCCGAACAGCGGGCCGAGCGGCGCCTTTTCCCGCACTCTGTCCGCGGACAGCATGCCGCTGCGCGAAGACGAGATCGAGCAGCGCCAGTTGTCGGTGATGGCCATTCGCCTGCGACTCGATGCGGATCTGTCTTCCCGGGCCGAGGCATGTGCCTGCCTGGGGCTGCAGATCGAGCTGATGCGCTGGCTCGAGCAGCAATGTCATCATCTCGGCGGCTTCTGGCTGCCCGGGGCCACCGGCGGCCTGGGGCTGGCGTGCTTCGGCACCCATGGGCCGGCCCACCAGCTCGCCGAACTGGTGGCGCTCTACGAACACTGCCGTCGCGTGCTCCCCGAGGAGTGCCGTCGCCACTGGAGCGGCGAAGGCGAGCCGCCGCGCTTCGAATTCGCCGCCGGGCTGAACAGCGGTCGGGTCGTCTACCTGCCCGAGCGTCACCTGGTGGACCCGCTGGGACAGGTCACCCAGGATTCGCTGGCCTTGATGAATGCCGCCGAAGGCAGCGAGCTGGTCATCTCCCAGGAGGCCAGCCAGCACATGCCGCCGGCGCTCGACCTGCAGCCGCGCCTGTCGTCGCGTCTGGTGGCCAGCGATGGCCGGGTGCGCTTGCGGGCGCTGGTACTGGGCACCAACGAGGGCGGTCGCGAAGCACTGCCGCCCAGCCTGGTGGGCCGGGAAGCGGCGCTTCGTACCCTGCGCGACGCCCTGGCCAGGGCCGGCATTGGGCTGCGTCAGAGCGTGCTGGTACGCGGGCCCTCCGGGCTCGGCAAGTCGGCTCTGCTGGTTGGCTTTCGCCAGCTCGAACAGAGTCGCGAGGCGGCGATCTGCTGGCAGCCGACCACGCGCTTGTCGGTTCAGGAGCCGTATGGCGTGGCGCGCCAGTTGCTGCGCTGGCACCTGGATGGCGACATCGACGAGGAGGCGTTCGATGGCCGTCTCGGCGGGCTGATGGCCGAGGAACTGAACGACGACCAGCGGCTCCTGCTCAAGGAGGCGCTGGGTGTGTGCGAGCCGCGCGAGCTGGCGGCGCTGGCACAGAGCGGCGAGGCCGTCGAGCTGGTGGTGACGCTGCTGCATCGCCTGATCGGTGAACTGACCGCGTCCCGTACCCTGGTGCTGATGATCGACGACCTGCAATGGCTCGACGAGCCGTCCTTCAAGGTGCTGGCCGCGCTTCAGGCCCGTCTGCCGATCAACTGCCCCTTCCTGCTGGTGGCCAGTCACCACGGTCGCGAGGCGCTGCCGGCGCGACTCGACTGGGATCAGCAGATCACCCTCGGGCGCCTCGACGCGCGGCAGTCATCGCGCCTGCTGTCGCAACTGGCGCGCCGTTATCGCCTGCATCTCAGCCCGCGCCTGCGGGGGCAGATCATCGAGCGTTGCGATGGCGTGCCGCTCTACCTGCAAGAGCTCTGTCGCCGGGTCGACATGGACCGCCGCGAAGGCCGCAGCATCCAGCTCGACGAATTGCCCCGCGGGCTGCTCGGCCTGCTGGCCAGTCGTATCGACCAGCTTGATGCCGATCGCGAAGTGGCGCACGTGGCGGCGGTGCTGGGGCGGCGTTTTCGTCTCGACTTCCTGGCCGAATGCAGTGGCTGGGAGATGCCGCGTCTGATGTCGGCGCTGGAGCAGATGAATCGGCTGGAGATCATCGAGCCCGTCGAGGACGAGACAGAGGGCCGCGAATACCAGTTCACCCACCAGTTGTTGCAGGAGGCGGCCTACCTGTCGTGTCCCCGCGATATCCGGGTCGACCTGCATCGCCAGGTCGTGAGCCTGATCGAGGAGCACTTTCCGATCTGGATCAGCCGCCATCCCGGGGATTTCGCCACGCACCTGCGTCGCAGCGGGCAATATGCCCGCGGTGCCCGCTACTTCGAGCTGGCGGCCAGGGAGGCGCTCAAGGTCAGCGCCAATCGCACGGCACTGAAAATGGCCGATTTCGGGCTGGCCAGCCTGCGTCATGTGGAAGGCCAGGTGGAGCGTGAAATCAGTCTGCACACGGTGCGCGGCCAGGCCGCCTTTGCCCTGGAAGGCCAGGGCTCGCCCACCGCCCACGACAGTTTCGTCCGCGCGCGGGAACTCCTGTCCAGCGCCGAGCATCCGCCCGAGGATAGCGAGGATCTCGAGCAGGCCTTCCTGGTCAAGTGGGGGCTCTGGGTGGGGTGCAGCCAGCGCAACGCTCATGCCGATGCCTTCATGCTCGCCTCGCGGCTGGCCGACCTGGCGGGCCAACTGGAGGATCCGCGTTATCGTCGCCTGGCCGATTTCGCCCGGGCCTGCTGTGAATACTGGGCAGGGCGCATCGAGCAGGCTTACGAACATCTCGAGGAGATCGATCCGCTCAACTCCCCCATGATGATCGAGTGGCTACCGTTCTCCGATCATCCTCAGGTGGCCGCGGCCTGCTTCCAGGGCTGGGCATTGTGCCTGCGAGGGGATTATCAGCGCGCCGAGCGACAGGTCGAATCGGCCATTCGACTGGCCGAGCAGTTCAATCATCCGGGCAGTCTGGCCATGGCGCTGATGTATGCCGCGGCGCTGTATCGCCAGGTAGGCCATGTGCATCTGGCCGCCAGTCGCGCCGAGCGCGCCTACGAGATCACCGGTTCCCCGGACCTGCATCTCTGGCAGGTTGCCGCACGCAGCGTGCTGGGCTGGCAGCGGGCCCTGGCCGGCGATCGCGAGGGACTGACGATTCTCGAGGGCACCCTGGAGGAACTGGCCGAGATCACTGGCCGCGACCCCTATCAGCGTCCGGCGCTGTGGTTCGTGGATGCCTGCATGTCGATGAACGAACTGGCCCAGGCCGAGGACTATCTCGACCAGTCACTGCTGATCGCCCGGGAACGCACGACCCTGTTCGTGCCGGAACTGGCGATCCAGCTGGCGCGGGTGCGCCAGCGGCTCGGTCATCCCGCCGAGGAGGTTCGCTCGCTGGCCGAACAGGCGCTCACCCAGGCCAGGGAAGACGGCAATCTGCACCAGGAGCTGTGCGCCCTGGAGCTCTGGTTGACCCTGGTCGATCCCGAGGATGCGAACGCGCGGGAGGACTTCCGCCGCCTGCTCGGCGAGGTCAGCCACAGCGACGCCCCGGTGCTGGTGCGCTGGCGGACGTTGCTGGATAGGCGGTTGGCGCACACGGTTGATGCCTGA
- a CDS encoding zinc/iron-chelating domain-containing protein, producing the protein MTGTEQGCRPGCGACCIAPSISSPIPGMPDGKPAGVRCAQLTEDNLCRLFGDPRRPAVCERFDFDRELCGDHREQALTLIAALETASGT; encoded by the coding sequence ATGACCGGCACGGAACAGGGCTGCCGTCCGGGGTGCGGTGCCTGCTGCATCGCGCCCTCGATCAGCTCCCCCATTCCCGGCATGCCCGATGGCAAGCCGGCGGGTGTGCGTTGCGCGCAACTCACCGAGGATAACCTCTGCCGGCTGTTCGGCGATCCTAGACGCCCCGCCGTGTGCGAGCGTTTCGACTTCGACCGGGAGTTGTGCGGCGATCACCGTGAACAGGCACTGACCTTGATCGCCGCACTGGAGACCGCCAGCGGCACCTGA
- a CDS encoding 6-carboxytetrahydropterin synthase, with translation MTLFVNRLTHLDASLWCPERGLIGASWRVDAELDGELGDDGMLFDFGEVKPWIKSRLDRGVDHTLLVPTEAPGVSVQECYEGLRVRTETPYALEVRGPRQAFSLLPWPEITAQRLGEYLGQGLMRQPPERVEAIRLTLGDEPIEGAGYSYSHGLKRHAGNCQRIAHGHRSRLHIWQNGQRCPSLEADWASRLDDRYLVDEADVDDGLEASFLGRLVTSYRAEQGHFVLSLPRERCVVMPTSTTVEHIAAWLAKEISRETGRATRVQAFEGIDKGAIAEARP, from the coding sequence ATGACGCTCTTCGTCAACCGACTGACTCACCTGGATGCGTCGCTGTGGTGCCCGGAGCGCGGCTTGATCGGTGCCAGCTGGCGCGTCGACGCCGAGCTGGACGGCGAACTCGGCGACGACGGCATGCTGTTCGACTTCGGCGAGGTAAAGCCCTGGATCAAGTCGCGCCTCGACCGGGGTGTCGACCACACCCTGCTGGTGCCCACCGAAGCGCCGGGGGTCAGCGTTCAGGAATGTTATGAAGGGCTTCGCGTGCGCACCGAAACGCCCTATGCCCTGGAGGTGCGCGGCCCGCGCCAGGCATTCAGCCTGCTGCCCTGGCCGGAAATCACCGCACAGCGACTGGGCGAATATCTTGGCCAGGGGCTGATGCGTCAGCCGCCCGAGCGCGTCGAGGCCATCCGCCTCACGCTCGGCGACGAACCCATCGAAGGCGCCGGCTATAGCTACAGCCACGGTCTCAAGCGGCACGCCGGCAACTGCCAGCGCATCGCCCATGGCCATCGCTCGCGCCTGCACATCTGGCAGAACGGGCAACGCTGCCCTTCGCTGGAAGCCGACTGGGCGTCACGCCTCGACGATCGCTACCTGGTGGACGAGGCCGACGTCGACGACGGCCTGGAAGCCTCCTTCCTCGGCCGCCTGGTCACCAGCTATCGGGCCGAGCAGGGCCATTTCGTGTTGAGCCTGCCTCGCGAGCGCTGTGTCGTCATGCCCACCTCCACCACCGTGGAGCACATCGCCGCCTGGCTGGCGAAAGAGATCAGCCGGGAAACCGGCCGGGCCACTCGTGTCCAGGCGTTCGAAGGCATCGACAAGGGGGCCATCGCGGAGGCCCGGCCATGA
- the queE gene encoding 7-carboxy-7-deazaguanine synthase, with the protein MYSVKEAFYSLQGEGGQAGRASVFCRFAGCNLWSGREADRVSAACRFCDTDFRGTDGQNGGRFADAETLAEHLVGLWEGAPDGSRPQVIFTGGEPLLQLDDALIAAMHDREFDVAVETNGTLAAPAGIDWLCVSPKGDVPLVQTRGDELKLVHPQPEAPPERFTGLDFRHFFLQPMDTSPLGETRDTMAATVAYCLANPRWRLSLQTHKIAGID; encoded by the coding sequence ATGTATAGCGTCAAGGAAGCCTTCTACTCCTTGCAGGGCGAAGGTGGGCAGGCCGGCCGCGCCAGCGTCTTCTGTCGCTTTGCCGGCTGCAATCTGTGGTCCGGGCGCGAGGCCGACCGCGTCTCGGCCGCCTGCCGTTTCTGCGACACCGATTTCCGGGGCACCGATGGCCAGAACGGCGGACGCTTCGCCGACGCCGAGACGCTCGCCGAGCATCTCGTTGGCCTGTGGGAGGGCGCGCCGGACGGCTCACGTCCCCAGGTCATCTTCACCGGGGGCGAGCCCCTGCTGCAGCTCGACGACGCCCTGATCGCGGCGATGCATGACCGGGAATTCGACGTCGCCGTGGAGACCAACGGCACCCTGGCGGCGCCGGCCGGCATCGACTGGCTATGCGTCAGTCCCAAGGGTGATGTGCCGCTGGTCCAGACCCGAGGCGACGAGCTCAAGCTGGTGCATCCCCAGCCGGAGGCACCGCCGGAGCGTTTCACCGGGCTCGACTTTCGGCACTTCTTCCTGCAGCCCATGGACACCTCGCCGCTCGGCGAGACGCGCGACACCATGGCCGCCACCGTGGCCTACTGCCTGGCCAACCCACGCTGGCGCCTGTCGCTACAGACTCACAAGATCGCGGGGATCGACTGA
- the queC gene encoding 7-cyano-7-deazaguanine synthase QueC, which produces MSQAPASSATVVIYSGGMDSFTVLHRALGEGRDVHALSFDYGQRHSRELDVARRVCRDLEVPHQVVDIRAIHGLIDNSALTDAERVMPDGDYDADNLADTVVPNRNMMLLSMAIAKAVNIGAGRVDYGAHGGDHVLYPDCRPEFVEAMNAVAGIANFEPVEIHTPYLRHTKADILADGLSMGLDYADTWTCYLGESLACGRCGSCRERLAAFAANGVSDPLGYAQRPDAATDGESDDV; this is translated from the coding sequence ATGTCTCAAGCCCCCGCTTCTTCCGCTACCGTGGTGATCTACTCCGGTGGCATGGATTCCTTTACGGTATTGCACCGGGCGCTGGGCGAAGGTCGCGACGTCCACGCCCTCTCCTTCGACTATGGCCAGCGCCATTCCCGCGAGCTCGATGTCGCCAGACGCGTCTGCCGCGATCTGGAAGTGCCTCATCAGGTGGTCGATATCCGCGCCATCCATGGCCTGATCGACAATTCAGCGCTCACCGACGCCGAGCGCGTCATGCCCGATGGCGACTATGACGCCGACAATCTCGCCGACACCGTGGTGCCCAACCGCAACATGATGCTGCTGTCGATGGCCATCGCCAAGGCCGTGAACATCGGCGCCGGCCGCGTCGACTACGGCGCCCACGGCGGCGACCACGTGCTGTATCCGGACTGTCGCCCCGAGTTCGTGGAGGCGATGAACGCCGTTGCCGGTATCGCCAATTTCGAGCCGGTCGAGATCCACACGCCCTATCTGCGTCATACCAAGGCCGACATCCTCGCCGATGGCCTTTCCATGGGCCTGGATTACGCCGACACCTGGACCTGCTATCTGGGCGAATCCCTCGCCTGTGGTCGCTGCGGCAGTTGCCGGGAACGCCTGGCGGCCTTCGCCGCCAATGGCGTCAGCGATCCCCTCGGCTATGCTCAGCGGCCCGACGCCGCAACCGACGGGGAGTCGGACGATGTATAG
- the trhP gene encoding prephenate-dependent tRNA uridine(34) hydroxylase TrhP has protein sequence MKAPELLSPAGTFKNMRYAFAYGADAVYAGQPRYSLRVRNNDFKIDNLHKGIAYAHERGKQFYVASNIAPHNSKLKTYLRDMEPVIEAGPDALIMSDPGLIMMIRERWPEQEIHLSVQSNVVNHAAAKFWQRQGISRIILSRELSLEEIAEIRAECPDLEIETFVHGALCIAYSGRCLLSGYFNHRDPNQGTCTNACRWKYNTVAASEDETGDLVPANSARAHDASGIWTPDQGSGLIASGGGSAESTATAGGVEGQDELSALIEDRSRPGELMPVHEDEHGTYIMNSKDLRAVQHVPRLAEMGVSSLKIEGRTKSHYYVARTAQVYRRAIDDAVAGRPFDMRLMDELDNLANRGYTEGFYRRHVHDEYQNYERGHSIGVHQQFVGEVRDYDPERGVLEIDVKNRFEVGDGVELMLPGGNRRFTLEHIENRRGESVSAAPGSGHVVRIPVPGEAIPEERIAYALLMRDLP, from the coding sequence ATGAAAGCCCCAGAACTGCTGTCGCCCGCCGGCACCTTCAAGAACATGCGCTATGCCTTCGCCTATGGGGCGGATGCCGTCTACGCCGGCCAGCCGCGCTATTCGCTGCGCGTGCGCAACAACGACTTCAAGATCGATAACCTGCACAAGGGCATCGCCTACGCCCACGAGCGCGGCAAGCAGTTCTATGTGGCCTCGAACATCGCGCCGCACAACAGCAAGTTGAAGACCTATCTGCGCGACATGGAACCGGTGATCGAGGCCGGGCCAGACGCCCTGATCATGTCCGATCCCGGGCTGATCATGATGATTCGCGAGCGTTGGCCCGAGCAGGAGATCCATCTCTCGGTGCAGTCCAACGTGGTCAACCACGCGGCGGCCAAGTTCTGGCAGCGGCAGGGCATCAGCCGGATCATCCTGTCCCGGGAGCTGTCGCTGGAGGAGATCGCCGAGATACGTGCCGAGTGCCCGGATCTCGAGATCGAGACCTTCGTGCACGGTGCGCTGTGCATCGCCTATTCCGGTCGTTGCCTGCTGTCCGGCTATTTCAACCACCGCGATCCCAACCAGGGCACCTGCACCAATGCCTGCCGCTGGAAGTACAACACCGTGGCGGCCTCCGAGGACGAGACCGGCGACCTGGTGCCGGCCAACTCGGCCCGGGCCCACGATGCCAGCGGCATCTGGACCCCGGATCAGGGCAGCGGTCTGATCGCCAGCGGCGGCGGCAGCGCCGAGAGCACCGCCACCGCCGGCGGCGTGGAAGGCCAGGACGAGCTTTCGGCGCTGATCGAGGATCGCAGCCGCCCGGGCGAGCTGATGCCGGTGCACGAGGACGAGCACGGCACCTACATCATGAACTCCAAGGACCTGCGGGCGGTGCAGCACGTGCCGCGCCTGGCCGAGATGGGCGTGAGCTCATTGAAGATCGAGGGGCGCACCAAGTCGCACTACTATGTGGCGCGTACCGCTCAGGTCTATCGCCGGGCCATCGACGATGCCGTGGCCGGCCGTCCCTTCGACATGCGCCTGATGGACGAACTCGACAACCTGGCCAACCGCGGCTACACGGAAGGCTTCTATCGTCGCCATGTCCATGACGAGTACCAGAACTACGAGCGTGGCCACTCGATCGGCGTCCACCAGCAGTTCGTCGGCGAAGTACGGGATTACGACCCGGAGCGCGGCGTGCTGGAAATCGACGTCAAGAATCGCTTCGAGGTCGGTGACGGTGTGGAGCTCATGCTGCCCGGCGGCAACCGACGCTTCACGCTGGAACATATCGAGAACCGTCGCGGCGAATCGGTGAGCGCCGCCCCCGGTTCGGGCCATGTGGTGCGCATCCCGGTGCCGGGCGAGGCGATCCCCGAAGAGCGCATTGCGTATGCGTTGTTGATGCGGGACCTGCCCTGA
- a CDS encoding SRPBCC family protein: MSTIEHSAILEAPPERVFALLERVEDFVDYSDLIKAIDRLGEDRYRWHVKAVGMDWTFDVVITESVAPEVLAWESVDGVSNRGRYHLTPVPEGTEVSLSLEYEIKNRLVEKAVRRAASPLVSRVSQQILDRVAARL; this comes from the coding sequence ATGTCCACCATCGAGCACAGCGCCATTCTCGAAGCGCCGCCCGAGCGGGTCTTTGCCCTGCTCGAGCGGGTCGAGGATTTCGTCGATTATTCCGACCTGATCAAGGCCATCGATCGGTTGGGCGAAGACCGCTATCGGTGGCACGTCAAGGCGGTGGGCATGGACTGGACTTTTGATGTGGTGATTACCGAGTCGGTGGCCCCGGAGGTGCTGGCCTGGGAATCGGTGGATGGCGTGAGCAACCGCGGCCGCTATCATCTGACGCCCGTTCCCGAGGGCACCGAGGTCTCGCTCAGTCTCGAATACGAGATCAAGAACCGCCTGGTCGAAAAGGCCGTTCGCCGTGCGGCTTCGCCGCTGGTGAGTCGGGTGAGTCAACAGATACTTGATCGGGTCGCTGCTCGTCTCTGA
- a CDS encoding DUF2789 domain-containing protein — MEHPDHPFTELFEQLGLASDPASIKRFIERHSPLPEDIALPDAPCWNEGQAELLREALEADADWAEVVDHLDASLRK, encoded by the coding sequence ATGGAGCATCCCGATCACCCCTTCACCGAGCTGTTCGAGCAGCTCGGTCTCGCCTCCGACCCGGCTTCCATCAAGCGGTTCATCGAACGCCACTCCCCCTTGCCCGAGGATATCGCCCTGCCCGATGCGCCCTGCTGGAACGAGGGCCAGGCCGAACTGCTTCGCGAAGCACTCGAAGCGGATGCCGACTGGGCCGAAGTGGTCGACCACTTGGATGCATCACTGCGCAAATGA
- a CDS encoding asparaginase encodes MSSTRASLLVIYTGGTLGMVDSPQGLIPRHDFEARLRHALAALPPARRAALPDFHFLATARPIDSSAATPSDWRDLAGLVAEHYPAHDGVVILHGTDTLAWTASSLAYQLQGIDRPVILTGAMEPLERTGSDALGNIEAAMRFATDARLQEVALCFAGRLLRGVRSRKWQARHADAFTSPNHPPLGEFVDDDAVLFPGRGLERHQRGAPRFELPDVSGLAEGSVPRLVLWPGIAAWQLEAWLLDDRVRGALLEVWGGGNLPEDPAIMGVLARASGEGKLLAAISQCPHGSISIGAYAAGQGLLDAGVLSGDDMTPEAAVTKLVHLLAQPLDDAERRRRFLTPLVGERTAPPIRQD; translated from the coding sequence ATGTCATCCACTCGCGCTTCCCTGCTGGTCATCTATACCGGCGGCACCCTTGGCATGGTGGACAGCCCCCAGGGGCTGATCCCGAGGCACGATTTCGAGGCCCGGCTGCGCCACGCTCTGGCCGCCCTGCCTCCGGCGCGGCGAGCCGCGCTGCCGGACTTCCACTTCCTGGCAACCGCTCGTCCCATCGATTCCAGCGCCGCCACCCCCAGCGACTGGCGCGACCTGGCGGGGCTCGTCGCCGAACATTACCCGGCCCACGACGGCGTGGTGATCCTGCACGGTACCGACACCCTGGCCTGGACGGCTTCGAGCCTCGCCTATCAACTGCAGGGCATCGACCGACCGGTGATCCTGACCGGCGCCATGGAGCCGCTCGAGCGCACGGGCAGCGACGCTCTGGGCAATATCGAGGCAGCCATGCGCTTCGCCACCGATGCTCGCCTGCAGGAAGTCGCCCTGTGCTTCGCCGGTCGCCTGCTGCGTGGCGTACGCAGCCGCAAATGGCAGGCCCGACATGCCGATGCCTTCACCAGCCCCAATCATCCCCCGCTCGGCGAGTTCGTCGACGACGACGCCGTGCTCTTCCCCGGCCGCGGCCTGGAACGCCACCAGCGTGGCGCACCTCGCTTCGAGCTGCCCGACGTCAGCGGCCTGGCCGAAGGCAGCGTGCCACGCCTGGTCCTCTGGCCCGGCATCGCCGCCTGGCAGCTCGAGGCCTGGTTGCTGGATGATCGCGTTCGCGGCGCCCTGCTGGAAGTCTGGGGTGGCGGCAATCTGCCGGAGGACCCGGCCATCATGGGCGTGCTCGCGCGGGCCAGCGGAGAAGGCAAGCTGCTGGCCGCCATCAGCCAGTGCCCCCATGGCAGCATCAGCATCGGTGCCTACGCCGCCGGCCAGGGCCTGCTCGACGCCGGCGTGCTGTCCGGCGACGACATGACCCCGGAAGCCGCCGTCACCAAGCTGGTCCACCTGCTGGCCCAACCGCTGGATGACGCCGAACGGCGCCGCCGCTTTCTCACGCCTCTGGTCGGCGAGCGCACAGCCCCGCCCATCCGTCAGGATTGA
- a CDS encoding MFS transporter — MILVGLNLRPALSSLAPLLPRVQAETDLTAAGIGALTTLPVLCLGLFAPLAPWLSRRLGPERTLSLALLVLALGLGLRGLATPSWLFAGTLLVGAGIGVAGSLLPALVKRELPKGADLMTGVYTMALCLGGALGAGLSIPLANTFGGWPLALVAWAGLALAALVAWLVLMPQPGSPAVRPPRTGNTRDLLRQPLAWQVMILMGSQSSLAYIVFGWLPTLLIDRGYDEAEAGWMMAASVMVQLISALAAPWLARLGRDQRPALLLLLLMVASGLTLLLLGPEDWRWVGVTLLGLGQGGSFSLALTLIVLRTADSRLAGKLSGLAQGGGYTLAALGPLAVGMMLEFELGLLTINLLLLGIVMVAAIFALLAGRNRRLETDTEGRLLIRDYR; from the coding sequence ATGATCCTGGTCGGCCTCAACCTGAGGCCGGCTCTCTCGTCATTGGCACCCTTGCTGCCACGCGTCCAGGCCGAGACCGACCTGACCGCGGCGGGCATCGGCGCTCTGACCACCCTGCCCGTGCTCTGCCTCGGCCTGTTCGCGCCTCTCGCGCCCTGGCTGTCGCGCCGCCTCGGCCCGGAGCGCACCCTGTCGCTTGCCTTGCTGGTCCTGGCGCTGGGGCTGGGTCTGCGCGGCCTGGCGACCCCGAGCTGGCTGTTCGCCGGCACCCTGCTGGTCGGCGCCGGCATCGGCGTGGCCGGCAGCCTGTTGCCGGCCCTGGTCAAGCGTGAACTGCCCAAAGGCGCCGACCTGATGACCGGCGTCTACACCATGGCGTTGTGCCTCGGCGGCGCCCTGGGAGCCGGCCTGAGCATTCCGCTGGCCAACACCTTCGGCGGCTGGCCCTTGGCCCTGGTGGCCTGGGCCGGGCTCGCCCTGGCGGCGCTGGTCGCCTGGCTGGTACTGATGCCGCAGCCGGGCAGTCCGGCGGTTCGCCCGCCACGTACCGGGAACACCCGGGACCTGCTGCGCCAACCGCTGGCTTGGCAGGTCATGATACTGATGGGTTCGCAATCCTCGCTGGCCTATATCGTCTTCGGCTGGTTGCCCACCCTGCTGATCGATCGTGGGTATGACGAAGCCGAAGCCGGCTGGATGATGGCCGCCTCGGTGATGGTTCAACTGATCTCGGCCCTGGCCGCCCCCTGGCTGGCCCGTCTGGGCCGCGATCAACGGCCGGCCCTGCTGCTGTTGCTGCTGATGGTGGCCTCGGGCCTCACCCTGCTGCTGCTCGGCCCCGAAGACTGGCGCTGGGTCGGCGTCACCCTGCTGGGGCTCGGTCAGGGCGGCAGCTTCAGCCTGGCGTTGACGCTGATCGTGCTGCGCACCGCCGACTCGCGCCTTGCCGGCAAGCTATCGGGGCTCGCCCAGGGCGGCGGCTATACCCTGGCGGCCCTGGGCCCCCTGGCCGTGGGCATGATGCTGGAGTTCGAGCTGGGACTGCTCACCATCAATCTGCTGCTGCTGGGTATCGTCATGGTGGCCGCCATCTTCGCCCTGCTGGCCGGCCGCAATCGCCGCCTGGAAACCGACACCGAAGGCCGGCTGCTCATCCGCGACTACCGTTGA